A section of the Roseovarius sp. W115 genome encodes:
- the phnX gene encoding phosphonoacetaldehyde hydrolase has product MSRFTAVVFDWAGTTVDFGSFAPMGVFVKAFAEFGITATIEEARAPMGAAKWDHIRVMMDMPSIARQWQDTHGRAPTDADVDEVYKVFVPMNEKVAAEYADLVPGCAEAIAALREMGLKIGSTTGYTRSIMGHVLPVAAAQGYVPDNLVCSDDLPEGRPGPLGMYQCMIDLVAYPPSSILKVDDTAPGIAEGVAAGCITVGVTLSGNAVGKTPQELAALSKNDIAALRDHATNILVGAGADHVIDTVADLPELVRRLDAS; this is encoded by the coding sequence ATGTCCCGTTTTACTGCTGTCGTCTTTGACTGGGCCGGTACAACCGTTGATTTTGGGTCGTTCGCCCCGATGGGCGTGTTTGTCAAAGCCTTTGCAGAGTTCGGCATTACCGCCACAATCGAGGAGGCCCGCGCGCCTATGGGCGCGGCCAAATGGGACCACATCCGTGTGATGATGGACATGCCCTCCATCGCGCGGCAATGGCAGGACACCCATGGGCGTGCCCCGACAGATGCCGATGTCGATGAGGTCTACAAGGTTTTCGTGCCGATGAATGAAAAGGTTGCGGCGGAGTATGCCGATCTGGTGCCCGGCTGTGCCGAAGCCATTGCGGCATTGCGCGAAATGGGGCTCAAGATTGGATCAACCACCGGATATACCCGCTCGATCATGGGACATGTTCTACCTGTGGCCGCAGCACAAGGGTATGTCCCGGACAATCTGGTGTGTTCTGATGACCTGCCCGAAGGACGACCTGGGCCGTTGGGGATGTATCAGTGCATGATTGATCTGGTGGCCTATCCGCCCAGCTCGATCCTCAAGGTGGATGACACCGCGCCGGGCATTGCCGAAGGCGTTGCGGCAGGGTGCATCACCGTTGGCGTGACGCTTTCTGGGAATGCGGTTGGCAAAACGCCTCAGGAACTGGCGGCTTTGTCCAAAAATGACATCGCTGCGCTGCGCGATCATGCGACAAATATCCTTGTGGGCGCGGGGGCGGATCATGTCATCGACACGGTGGCGGATCTGCCTGAGCTTGTGCGTCGGTTGGACGCGAGCTAG
- a CDS encoding thiol-disulfide oxidoreductase DCC family protein: protein MRPQPHPAYSYRDDPEVPAFDETRIHVVMDAECALCSRAARRIARLDREDAVRIAPAQGALGQALLRHYGMRPDDPETWLLVEEGRAYGSLDAMLRLFPRLSVIYAPLRVLSALPFGLQDWIYARIARNRYRIFGRADLCALPDAAVQSRLVR from the coding sequence ATGCGACCCCAGCCACACCCCGCCTATTCTTATCGCGATGATCCTGAGGTTCCGGCATTTGACGAGACGCGCATACATGTCGTGATGGATGCAGAATGCGCGTTGTGTTCACGCGCCGCCCGGCGGATCGCGCGGCTTGATCGGGAGGATGCCGTTCGCATTGCCCCTGCGCAAGGGGCCCTGGGTCAGGCGCTGTTGCGGCACTATGGTATGCGTCCGGACGATCCGGAAACCTGGCTCTTGGTAGAAGAGGGGCGCGCCTATGGTTCGCTGGATGCCATGTTGCGCTTGTTCCCCAGGCTCAGCGTGATTTACGCGCCCTTGCGCGTCTTGTCGGCCCTGCCTTTCGGTCTGCAGGATTGGATCTACGCCCGCATCGCGCGCAACCGGTATCGCATCTTTGGTCGTGCGGATTTATGCGCTTTGCCGGATGCAGCGGTGCAATCAAGGCTGGTGCGGTGA
- a CDS encoding histone deacetylase family protein, with amino-acid sequence MKVFLDSAQEAHHPQNFLHQGVIKPSPESPERIELLRKGAEDAGASIHTPPDAGFAPIAAVHDARYLTFLQTIHERWKALPGAAPEVIPNVHPRARSDGYPSSAVGQAGYHQADTACPIGPHTYMSAYASAQSAIAATDAVLAGERHAYALCRPPGHHAYADQAGGFCFLNNSAIAAQRLLDHGMRPAILDVDVHHGNGTQGIFYARGDVLTVSIHADPDGFYPFFWGHADELGEKDGVGANLNLPLARGSDNVVFLGALDRALTRIADFGATAIVVALGLDAHEDDPFQGLALSTDGFTLVAAAISTTGLPLVLVQEGGYVSDALGHNLTAFFEGL; translated from the coding sequence ATGAAAGTTTTTCTCGATTCCGCACAAGAGGCGCATCATCCGCAGAACTTCCTTCACCAGGGAGTAATCAAACCATCCCCGGAAAGCCCTGAGCGCATTGAGCTTTTGCGAAAAGGGGCAGAAGATGCGGGGGCCAGTATTCATACGCCACCTGACGCAGGTTTTGCGCCCATCGCGGCGGTGCATGACGCGCGGTATTTGACCTTTTTGCAGACGATTCACGAAAGATGGAAAGCCCTGCCAGGCGCCGCGCCGGAGGTCATTCCAAATGTGCACCCCCGCGCGCGCAGCGATGGCTATCCCAGCTCAGCAGTGGGTCAGGCAGGCTACCATCAGGCTGATACGGCCTGTCCCATCGGGCCACACACCTACATGTCAGCCTATGCCTCGGCACAATCGGCCATTGCCGCGACGGATGCGGTTCTCGCAGGCGAAAGACATGCCTATGCGCTCTGCCGTCCGCCAGGGCATCATGCCTATGCCGATCAGGCAGGCGGCTTTTGCTTTCTGAACAACTCCGCCATCGCGGCGCAGCGGTTGCTGGATCATGGGATGCGCCCTGCAATATTGGATGTGGATGTGCATCACGGCAATGGCACCCAAGGCATATTCTATGCACGTGGCGACGTGCTGACCGTTTCGATCCATGCCGATCCGGATGGGTTCTATCCGTTCTTCTGGGGCCATGCCGATGAATTGGGCGAGAAGGATGGAGTGGGGGCCAATCTCAACCTGCCTTTGGCGCGCGGTAGCGACAACGTTGTGTTTCTCGGCGCTCTGGACAGGGCGCTGACCCGAATTGCTGACTTCGGTGCAACCGCGATTGTCGTGGCGTTGGGGCTGGATGCGCATGAAGACGATCCTTTTCAGGGTCTGGCACTGAGCACGGACGGCTTTACACTGGTTGCCGCCGCAATATCTACCACGGGGCTGCCACTGGTTCTCGTACAGGAAGGCGGATATGTCTCGGACGCCCTTGGCCACAACCTGACGGCTTTCTTTGAAGGGCTGTAG
- a CDS encoding SlyX family protein produces the protein MERLEENIAHLQRTVDELSDVIARQEATISMLNRRVQLLMEAEAEREAMNTGQVLAGDKPPPHW, from the coding sequence ATGGAACGGCTGGAAGAGAATATTGCGCATTTGCAGCGCACCGTTGATGAGTTGTCAGACGTGATCGCCCGTCAGGAAGCCACAATCTCGATGCTCAATCGCCGCGTTCAGCTTTTGATGGAAGCCGAGGCGGAACGCGAAGCCATGAACACAGGCCAGGTTCTTGCAGGAGACAAACCCCCACCGCACTGGTGA
- a CDS encoding Rieske 2Fe-2S domain-containing protein, whose protein sequence is MSVKYIPVQWNPNKWIYDGIMLAGVAAFLWVFIHVTPEILSHERPINSQVHNARAFGACAFLMLSIILAIGPLAKLDTRFMPLLYNRRHFGVMTAFVATAHAGYILNWYFAFSFVPKWDALILSNTNYGQLLGFPFEALGAFALVILLILAATSHDFWLKFLTAPVWKRLHYLIYLAYVSVVAHISLGILQDQQSLFLPVFFIVTAFLVALLHVWAYLAERKTGDPLASAEGDWMRICQADEIDEGRARIALLPDGKRVAVFKHEGKLSAISNACAHQNGPLGEGRIIDCLVTCPWHGFQYRVTDGQSPAPFTEKIPTYNLRVQDGAVLVDPKANPPGTHVDPVEVS, encoded by the coding sequence ATGAGCGTCAAGTACATCCCCGTTCAGTGGAACCCGAACAAGTGGATTTATGACGGTATCATGTTGGCCGGTGTGGCGGCATTCCTTTGGGTTTTCATCCATGTCACCCCTGAAATCCTCAGCCACGAGCGGCCAATCAACAGCCAGGTCCACAATGCCCGCGCCTTTGGGGCCTGCGCGTTTCTGATGTTGTCGATTATTCTGGCGATTGGACCTTTGGCAAAGCTCGACACACGCTTCATGCCGCTGCTCTACAATCGTCGCCATTTTGGAGTGATGACCGCTTTCGTCGCGACCGCCCATGCGGGATATATTCTCAATTGGTATTTCGCCTTTTCGTTCGTGCCCAAATGGGATGCGTTGATCCTGTCAAACACCAACTACGGCCAGCTTTTGGGCTTTCCCTTTGAAGCGCTGGGCGCGTTTGCTTTAGTGATTTTGTTGATCCTCGCCGCGACAAGTCACGACTTTTGGCTCAAGTTCCTTACCGCGCCTGTGTGGAAGCGCCTGCACTATCTAATTTACCTCGCATATGTTTCGGTTGTGGCGCATATCAGCCTTGGCATCCTGCAAGATCAACAAAGCCTCTTTTTGCCGGTGTTTTTTATTGTCACCGCGTTTCTCGTCGCACTGCTGCATGTCTGGGCTTATCTGGCGGAACGCAAAACGGGCGACCCGCTGGCCAGCGCTGAAGGCGACTGGATGCGCATCTGTCAGGCGGACGAGATCGACGAAGGTCGCGCACGCATCGCTCTTTTGCCGGATGGCAAGCGTGTGGCGGTGTTCAAGCATGAGGGAAAGCTTTCGGCGATCTCGAACGCCTGCGCGCATCAGAACGGCCCTTTGGGAGAAGGGCGCATCATTGATTGTCTGGTGACGTGCCCCTGGCATGGGTTTCAGTATCGCGTGACGGACGGACAATCACCCGCCCCCTTCACCGAGAAAATCCCAACTTACAATCTGCGTGTTCAGGACGGTGCGGTTCTGGTTGACCCCAAAGCCAATCCACCTGGCACACATGTCGATCCAGTTGAGGTATCATAA
- a CDS encoding ATP phosphoribosyltransferase regulatory subunit, whose product MTNLAAIKAESTRLRGVFEAAGATPVDPPILQPAVTLLDLYGEDIRARAYVTSDALRGEQMLRPDFTVPVVQMHMEHGAEPACYTYSGEVFRRQEDDPDRASEYHQVGFELFDREAPEAADARVFSEIYNILKPLNLRASTGDIGILTAAVSGLQTTERRKAALMRHIWRPRRFRALVDRFSGRTSVPESRASLLAMDNPMEQAAPLIGLRSHTEIEARIAALREDAAAPNLSENDVALLDAILSVRETSVNALEHLREIAVDLPSISPAVARLAKRLDALNAAGIDVTVLDFEASYGRTQMEYYDGFVFGFYAPDRPELPPVASGGRYDALTRQLGQGREIPAVGGVIRPGLVVELGGAA is encoded by the coding sequence ATGACCAACCTTGCCGCGATCAAAGCCGAGTCAACGCGCCTGCGCGGTGTTTTTGAGGCGGCGGGGGCCACGCCGGTTGATCCGCCAATCTTGCAGCCTGCGGTTACCCTGCTTGATCTTTACGGCGAAGATATCCGTGCACGCGCCTATGTGACGTCTGACGCGTTACGCGGCGAGCAGATGCTGCGCCCGGATTTTACGGTGCCAGTTGTGCAAATGCATATGGAACACGGTGCCGAACCCGCGTGCTACACCTATTCCGGCGAGGTGTTTCGTCGGCAAGAGGACGATCCCGACCGGGCCAGTGAGTATCATCAGGTTGGGTTTGAGCTTTTTGATCGCGAGGCCCCTGAGGCCGCCGATGCCCGTGTGTTTTCAGAGATTTACAACATTCTGAAGCCACTGAATCTGCGGGCGTCGACAGGTGATATCGGCATTCTCACCGCAGCGGTATCCGGCTTGCAAACCACAGAACGTCGCAAGGCGGCCTTGATGCGTCACATCTGGCGGCCCCGTCGGTTTCGCGCACTTGTCGACCGGTTCTCCGGCCGCACATCCGTGCCGGAAAGCCGCGCCAGCCTCTTGGCTATGGACAACCCGATGGAGCAAGCCGCCCCTCTGATCGGTCTGCGCAGCCATACCGAGATCGAAGCGCGCATTGCCGCCCTGCGTGAAGATGCAGCAGCCCCAAATTTGTCTGAAAATGATGTCGCCCTCTTGGATGCCATTCTGTCTGTGCGCGAAACATCTGTTAACGCGCTCGAACACCTCCGCGAGATCGCGGTTGACCTGCCCTCTATCAGCCCCGCTGTTGCGCGGCTTGCCAAACGGCTTGACGCGCTCAACGCTGCTGGCATCGACGTGACAGTGCTTGATTTCGAAGCCAGTTATGGCCGCACACAGATGGAATACTATGACGGGTTTGTCTTTGGCTTCTATGCGCCGGACCGTCCGGAGCTGCCGCCAGTCGCTAGTGGTGGGCGCTACGACGCGCTGACCCGCCAATTGGGGCAGGGGCGTGAAATTCCAGCAGTCGGCGGTGTCATACGGCCCGGTCTGGTGGTTGAACTCGGAGGCGCGGCATGA
- a CDS encoding DUF4166 domain-containing protein codes for MTSVYAQILGAEGLAALAPECRVLHESMGRFQGEITVEMTRNPFLRLALRCAGFPKAFEQASLSFNKEKRGQREVWTRQIGDQVMRTVQWVEDGDRLAERLGAMTAISRLSPASGGLDLTEWQFRFVGLPVPRWAAPNVTASERPDQGRYRFEIAICLPWSNKPIVRYHGWLAVG; via the coding sequence GTGACAAGCGTCTATGCGCAGATTTTGGGCGCTGAAGGGCTTGCGGCGTTGGCACCGGAATGCCGGGTTTTGCATGAAAGCATGGGCCGGTTCCAGGGTGAGATTACGGTTGAGATGACGCGTAACCCGTTCTTGCGATTGGCCTTGAGATGCGCGGGTTTTCCAAAGGCGTTCGAACAGGCGTCTCTGAGTTTTAACAAGGAAAAACGAGGGCAAAGAGAGGTTTGGACCCGCCAAATTGGAGATCAGGTGATGCGCACTGTTCAATGGGTGGAAGACGGGGACAGATTGGCGGAACGCCTGGGCGCGATGACAGCAATCAGCCGCCTATCGCCTGCCTCGGGCGGCCTTGACCTGACGGAATGGCAGTTTCGTTTTGTAGGTCTTCCTGTGCCGCGTTGGGCTGCGCCGAATGTCACGGCCAGTGAACGACCAGATCAGGGGCGGTATCGCTTCGAGATCGCCATTTGCCTGCCTTGGAGTAACAAACCTATCGTGCGCTATCATGGCTGGTTGGCGGTGGGCTAG
- a CDS encoding glutamate synthase-related protein, whose translation MKKVSVAKLDTLPDRKPQYALVGEVDLVVVRFDEEVSVMYGRCLHRGALMSDGFVQGDNLICGLHYWDYRLDSGVSEYNNAEVLPKFTSWTENGEVWVDEDEINAWAKDHPQPFQRDEYLGLYADTSHGTEEEPHNALVQRYAREGLSKTGHHGVVDSMGVPRAELPDWDDIQIITAQLHRAPLLDDDPVSTEVVIGPNAQKPLTLDIPLFVSDMSFGALSEPAKLALARGAELAGTGICSGEGGMLPEEQEANSRYFYELASARFGFEWDKLDRVQAFHFKGGQGAKTGTGGHLPGAKVKGKIADVRGLEEGQDAISPARFPEWTDPSQIKDFADQVRDRTGGIPIGYKLSAQHIEKDIDAALEVGVDYIILDGRGGGTGAAPLIFRDNISVPTIPALARARRHLDRLERGDVSLVITGGLRKPVDFVKAMALGADAVALSNSAMQAIGCIAMRACHTNNCPVGIATQKPHLVSRLVIEKSARQLANFFEASVELMQVMARACGHDHLSKFNADDLTTWKRDMADLSGVAYGGVQ comes from the coding sequence ATGAAAAAAGTCTCGGTCGCTAAGTTAGACACCCTGCCGGATCGCAAACCACAATACGCGCTGGTGGGTGAGGTAGACCTCGTGGTGGTGCGATTTGATGAGGAGGTGTCGGTGATGTATGGTCGCTGCCTGCATCGTGGGGCGCTCATGTCGGACGGTTTTGTGCAGGGTGACAACCTGATTTGCGGACTGCACTACTGGGATTACCGCCTCGACTCGGGCGTGTCGGAATATAACAACGCCGAAGTACTGCCAAAATTCACCTCCTGGACCGAAAATGGCGAGGTTTGGGTGGATGAGGATGAAATCAACGCCTGGGCCAAAGATCACCCCCAACCGTTTCAGCGCGATGAGTACTTAGGCCTTTATGCCGACACGAGCCACGGCACCGAAGAAGAGCCACATAATGCACTTGTGCAGCGCTACGCACGCGAAGGACTTTCCAAAACGGGCCACCACGGCGTGGTTGACAGCATGGGGGTGCCGCGGGCCGAACTGCCGGATTGGGATGACATTCAGATCATCACCGCGCAACTGCATCGTGCGCCGCTTCTGGACGACGATCCAGTAAGCACAGAAGTTGTGATCGGCCCGAATGCACAGAAGCCCTTAACACTTGATATCCCGCTCTTCGTCTCTGACATGAGCTTTGGCGCTTTGAGCGAGCCGGCCAAATTGGCGCTGGCGCGCGGGGCAGAGCTTGCCGGAACCGGGATTTGCTCAGGCGAGGGTGGCATGCTGCCCGAAGAGCAGGAAGCCAACAGCCGCTATTTCTATGAGCTGGCCTCCGCGCGGTTTGGCTTTGAGTGGGACAAGCTGGACCGGGTGCAAGCCTTTCATTTCAAAGGCGGGCAGGGGGCCAAAACCGGCACGGGCGGGCATCTTCCCGGAGCCAAGGTCAAAGGCAAGATCGCCGATGTGCGCGGCCTTGAGGAAGGGCAGGACGCGATCTCGCCTGCGCGCTTCCCGGAATGGACGGATCCCAGCCAGATCAAGGACTTCGCTGATCAGGTGCGCGACCGCACAGGCGGTATCCCGATCGGCTACAAGCTCAGCGCGCAGCATATTGAAAAGGACATAGATGCGGCCCTAGAGGTGGGCGTGGACTATATCATTCTCGATGGGCGCGGCGGTGGCACAGGGGCCGCTCCGCTTATCTTCCGTGACAATATTTCGGTGCCGACCATTCCGGCCTTGGCACGTGCGCGACGGCACCTTGACCGCCTTGAACGCGGGGATGTCAGCCTTGTCATCACAGGCGGGCTGCGCAAGCCGGTTGATTTTGTGAAAGCGATGGCGCTCGGTGCCGACGCCGTGGCGCTGTCCAACTCAGCCATGCAGGCGATCGGCTGCATCGCCATGCGTGCTTGTCACACCAATAACTGCCCGGTCGGCATCGCGACGCAAAAACCGCATCTTGTGAGCCGTCTGGTCATTGAGAAATCCGCGCGGCAGCTGGCCAATTTCTTTGAGGCTTCGGTAGAGTTGATGCAGGTGATGGCCCGGGCCTGTGGGCATGATCACCTCTCGAAGTTCAACGCAGATGATCTGACCACCTGGAAACGTGACATGGCGGACCTGTCGGGCGTGGCCTATGGAGGCGTGCAATGA
- the hisG gene encoding ATP phosphoribosyltransferase, translated as MSIKIGVPSKGRLMEKTFDWFAKRGITLGRAGSDREYSGFVDGIDGVELVLLSAGEIPRELRAGRIHLGVTGTDLVREKLGQWDQVVEELEPLGFGQADLVLAVPQAWVDVNTLDDLDAAAAAFRSVHGFRLRIATKYHRLCREFLRENGVADYQLVDSQGATEGTVKNETAEAIADITSTGDTLRANHLKTLEDGLILRSEATLYRARRADICDPDRKTLGELIERLGVA; from the coding sequence ATGAGCATCAAGATCGGTGTGCCCTCCAAAGGGCGATTGATGGAAAAGACCTTTGACTGGTTTGCCAAGCGCGGCATCACGTTGGGCCGTGCCGGGTCAGATCGTGAGTATTCGGGTTTTGTAGACGGTATCGACGGTGTTGAACTGGTCTTGTTGTCCGCTGGAGAAATCCCCCGGGAATTGCGCGCCGGGCGCATTCATCTGGGCGTGACCGGCACCGATCTTGTGCGCGAAAAACTGGGGCAATGGGATCAGGTGGTTGAGGAGTTGGAGCCCTTGGGCTTTGGTCAGGCTGACCTCGTGCTGGCCGTCCCGCAGGCCTGGGTCGATGTGAATACGCTGGATGATCTGGACGCAGCGGCGGCGGCCTTTCGGTCTGTGCACGGGTTTCGGCTTCGCATTGCCACCAAGTACCATCGCTTGTGCCGTGAGTTTCTGCGCGAGAATGGCGTGGCCGATTATCAGCTCGTCGATAGCCAGGGCGCCACGGAAGGTACGGTCAAGAACGAAACCGCCGAGGCGATCGCCGACATTACATCTACAGGTGACACATTGCGCGCCAATCATTTGAAAACACTGGAAGACGGCTTGATCTTGCGCAGTGAGGCCACGCTCTATCGCGCGCGCCGTGCAGATATCTGTGATCCGGATCGCAAAACACTTGGTGAGCTGATCGAGCGCTTGGGTGTTGCTTGA
- a CDS encoding mandelate racemase/muconate lactonizing enzyme family protein yields MIIRSIKATPVNVPFVAPYRFSYGAIASLTKTVIELQTEDGVVGLGECADGDRAADIDAMGARLVGRDIRLVTEAERLCVPGMAYSPWDNVQAKRRVFGGIEMAMWDARGKTEGLPLWHLLGGKVRDEIALTEYFAFRDPGPAHPGEATPVEIAKFCAEMIDKHDAQIFEGKLATFDLATEVDMVREVRAAIGDRELRLDANGGWVLTTAKRAIKALGPYDVAWYEEPVESYEEMAALRSVTDAGLSSHRIDLRRAVELGAPDAIVTNINELGGMSGAVDFIRSCARFDIGFRFHSGETGVASAAYLHLSAALEPVREASQTLLRWYADDVIEGGPMQPRSGTLPVPTGPGLGVAIDPKALARCHQRYCDEGAFPAGQTGGGYGGNFRKR; encoded by the coding sequence ATGATCATTCGCTCCATCAAGGCCACGCCGGTTAATGTTCCGTTTGTCGCCCCTTATCGGTTCAGCTACGGCGCCATCGCCTCTTTGACCAAAACTGTGATTGAGTTGCAGACCGAAGATGGTGTTGTGGGTCTTGGCGAATGCGCTGACGGGGATCGGGCCGCCGATATTGACGCGATGGGTGCGCGTCTTGTCGGACGTGATATTCGGCTTGTGACCGAGGCCGAACGTCTTTGTGTGCCCGGCATGGCCTATTCGCCCTGGGACAATGTGCAGGCCAAGCGGCGTGTGTTCGGTGGCATCGAAATGGCCATGTGGGATGCGCGTGGCAAAACCGAAGGCCTTCCCCTGTGGCATCTTCTTGGCGGTAAGGTCCGCGATGAGATTGCGCTGACCGAATATTTCGCCTTTCGCGATCCCGGCCCGGCGCATCCCGGTGAGGCCACACCGGTTGAGATTGCAAAATTTTGTGCCGAGATGATCGACAAACACGACGCGCAGATTTTTGAAGGCAAGCTGGCGACATTCGATCTTGCAACCGAAGTGGACATGGTCCGCGAGGTGCGCGCGGCGATTGGCGACCGCGAATTGCGGCTTGATGCCAATGGCGGCTGGGTGCTGACCACAGCAAAGCGCGCGATCAAGGCGCTTGGGCCGTATGACGTGGCGTGGTACGAAGAGCCCGTTGAAAGCTATGAAGAAATGGCCGCTTTGAGGTCCGTTACAGACGCGGGGTTGTCAAGCCACCGGATTGATCTGCGTCGCGCGGTGGAGCTTGGCGCGCCAGACGCAATCGTGACCAATATCAATGAATTGGGCGGCATGTCCGGGGCTGTTGATTTTATCCGATCCTGCGCGCGGTTCGATATAGGGTTTCGATTTCACAGTGGCGAAACAGGTGTTGCAAGCGCCGCTTACCTGCATCTCAGTGCCGCACTGGAGCCTGTGCGAGAGGCCAGCCAGACCTTGCTGCGCTGGTACGCGGATGACGTGATCGAAGGCGGCCCAATGCAGCCGCGTTCCGGCACATTGCCAGTGCCCACCGGGCCGGGTTTGGGCGTTGCGATTGATCCCAAAGCGCTGGCGCGCTGCCATCAGCGGTATTGCGACGAGGGCGCGTTTCCTGCGGGGCAAACCGGCGGCGGATATGGGGGAAATTTTCGCAAGAGATAG
- the hisS gene encoding histidine--tRNA ligase: MAKMKKAPRPKAETPKGFRDYFGVEVTERADMLHKIAGVYHQYGFDALETSAVETVEALGKFLPDVDRPNEGVFAWQEADEDGAGDWMALRYDLTAPLARVYAQHRNDLPTPYRRYAMGPVWRNEKPGPGRFRQFYQCDADTVGTASMAADAEICAMLADTLEAVGIPRGDYVVRVNNRKVLNGVLEVMGLEEGETRDAVLRTIDKFDKVGEAGVRELLGKGRLDASGAFIDGVALSDDQAGPVLGFLTSKSNEASETTSNLRQAVGSSQMGLEGVQELETIVNLLVAQGYGPDRIVIDPSVVRGLGYYTGPVYEAELTFEIHDEKGRKRQFGSVAGGGRYDDLVKRFTGQAVPATGVSIGVDRLLAALREKGRIGGMVEGPVVVTVMDRDRMADYQAMVAELRQAGIRAEVYLGNPKNFGNQLKYADRRGSPVAVIEGGDEKEKGIIQIKDLILGAKIAESATLEEWKERPSQFEVPRDQLVNKVKDILDGQGK; this comes from the coding sequence ATGGCCAAGATGAAAAAAGCCCCAAGACCCAAGGCGGAAACGCCCAAAGGGTTCCGTGACTACTTCGGTGTCGAAGTCACGGAACGTGCTGATATGCTGCATAAAATTGCCGGGGTCTATCATCAGTATGGCTTCGACGCGCTTGAGACGAGCGCGGTTGAGACGGTCGAGGCACTGGGGAAGTTTCTGCCTGATGTGGATCGCCCGAATGAGGGTGTGTTTGCCTGGCAAGAGGCGGATGAAGACGGCGCGGGCGACTGGATGGCGCTGCGCTATGATCTCACGGCCCCCTTGGCGCGGGTCTATGCGCAGCACCGCAATGATCTACCCACACCGTATCGGCGGTATGCGATGGGACCAGTCTGGCGCAATGAAAAGCCCGGGCCGGGGAGATTTCGTCAATTTTATCAATGTGATGCAGACACTGTGGGCACGGCAAGCATGGCCGCTGATGCTGAGATCTGTGCGATGCTGGCGGATACGCTGGAGGCGGTGGGCATCCCGCGCGGCGATTATGTCGTGCGGGTGAACAACCGCAAGGTTCTGAATGGCGTGCTCGAAGTCATGGGCCTTGAAGAGGGCGAAACACGCGATGCGGTGCTGCGTACCATCGACAAGTTTGACAAGGTGGGCGAGGCCGGCGTGCGGGAGCTTTTGGGCAAAGGCCGTTTGGATGCATCCGGGGCGTTCATTGATGGGGTGGCTTTAAGCGACGATCAGGCTGGCCCCGTTTTGGGTTTCCTGACCTCAAAATCAAACGAGGCGTCAGAGACTACTTCGAACTTGCGCCAAGCGGTAGGCTCCAGTCAAATGGGCCTTGAAGGTGTGCAAGAACTTGAAACTATTGTCAATCTTCTTGTCGCTCAAGGCTACGGACCAGACCGCATCGTCATCGACCCTTCCGTTGTCCGTGGTCTCGGCTACTATACAGGCCCGGTCTACGAGGCCGAACTTACCTTCGAAATTCACGATGAAAAGGGCCGCAAACGGCAATTTGGTTCGGTCGCAGGCGGCGGGCGCTATGATGATCTGGTCAAACGCTTCACCGGTCAGGCCGTGCCAGCCACGGGTGTCTCCATCGGTGTGGACCGGCTCTTGGCGGCTTTGCGCGAAAAGGGCCGGATTGGCGGTATGGTCGAGGGTCCTGTGGTTGTGACGGTCATGGATCGCGACCGGATGGCAGATTACCAGGCGATGGTCGCCGAGCTGCGCCAGGCAGGCATCCGCGCTGAGGTTTACCTCGGGAATCCCAAGAACTTCGGCAACCAGCTTAAATATGCAGATCGGCGCGGCAGCCCGGTTGCAGTGATTGAAGGCGGTGACGAAAAGGAAAAAGGCATCATCCAGATCAAGGACCTGATCTTGGGCGCAAAAATTGCCGAAAGCGCGACGCTCGAAGAATGGAAAGAACGCCCCAGCCAGTTTGAAGTGCCGCGTGACCAACTGGTTAACAAGGTAAAAGACATCCTCGACGGGCAGGGGAAATGA